From a single Deltaproteobacteria bacterium genomic region:
- the glgA gene encoding glycogen synthase GlgA translates to MSDPLRILFVASEVGPFARTGGLGDVIGALPKALAALGHDVRVVMPLYRQVRDGAFPLTSLLPDLQVPDTAGNRTAQVWQGFLPTQEDTAPAVPVYFIEQNEYFSRPGLYGDDSGDYPDNAARFTFFCRAALLLALRLEWFPQVFHCHDWQSALIPAYLRVFPWLDERLSAAATVYTIHNMAYQGTFPAWTFPVTGLPLSLFQPAGVEFLGYVNFMKAGLLFADALTTVSPTYAEEICTPEFGSGLDGVLRSRRDALTGILNGADYSVWSPEHDPLIPTHYDETDLAGKMVCKRALLQTCHLPEDVDTPLIGMISRLVDQKGFDLVAAALERLLAMDVRFVVLGSGAQPYEELLTTLSARHPQKFAVRLGFDNALAHQIEAGSDCFLMPSRYEPCGLNQIYSLRYGTIPIVRSTGGLKDTITPFNAATGEGTGFVFHEASGDALVSAVTEALRTFADRSAWRQLTRNAMARDFSWDRSAAHYVQLYTQTIAAKRAGGTIRPTAL, encoded by the coding sequence ATGTCAGACCCCTTACGCATTCTGTTTGTCGCCTCGGAGGTTGGTCCCTTCGCCCGGACGGGCGGCCTCGGTGACGTTATTGGAGCTTTGCCGAAAGCCCTGGCCGCGCTCGGACATGATGTCCGCGTGGTCATGCCACTGTACCGCCAGGTGCGGGACGGCGCGTTTCCCCTGACTTCGCTTCTTCCCGATCTTCAGGTCCCGGACACCGCCGGCAACCGCACGGCGCAGGTGTGGCAAGGGTTCTTACCTACACAGGAAGACACCGCGCCGGCTGTCCCGGTCTATTTCATCGAACAAAACGAGTACTTTTCCCGCCCAGGATTATATGGCGACGACAGTGGCGACTACCCGGACAACGCCGCACGCTTCACCTTCTTCTGTCGGGCTGCGCTCCTGCTTGCCCTACGCCTGGAATGGTTTCCTCAGGTGTTTCATTGTCACGACTGGCAGTCCGCCTTGATTCCCGCCTATCTGCGCGTGTTCCCTTGGCTCGATGAGCGGCTCTCCGCTGCGGCGACGGTGTATACCATCCATAATATGGCCTATCAGGGGACCTTTCCGGCCTGGACGTTCCCCGTGACCGGATTACCGCTGTCGTTGTTTCAACCTGCCGGCGTGGAATTTCTTGGATATGTCAATTTCATGAAAGCCGGGCTGCTCTTTGCCGATGCACTGACGACGGTCAGCCCCACCTACGCGGAAGAAATTTGCACGCCCGAGTTTGGCTCGGGGCTTGACGGCGTGTTGCGTTCACGGCGCGATGCGTTGACCGGCATTCTGAATGGCGCAGATTACTCCGTCTGGAGTCCGGAACACGATCCATTGATCCCAACGCACTACGACGAAACCGATCTCGCCGGTAAAATGGTTTGTAAGCGTGCGCTTCTACAGACGTGTCACTTGCCGGAAGACGTAGACACGCCGCTGATTGGCATGATCTCCCGCCTAGTCGATCAAAAAGGGTTCGATCTGGTGGCGGCGGCGCTCGAGCGCCTGCTCGCCATGGATGTACGTTTCGTGGTGCTGGGTTCTGGAGCACAGCCGTATGAAGAACTCCTTACTACGTTGAGTGCTCGGCATCCACAAAAGTTCGCCGTGCGACTTGGCTTCGATAATGCCTTGGCTCATCAGATTGAAGCCGGGAGCGACTGCTTTTTGATGCCGTCGCGCTACGAACCCTGCGGGCTCAATCAGATTTACAGTTTACGGTACGGCACGATTCCGATTGTCCGGTCCACTGGCGGATTGAAAGACACCATCACCCCGTTTAACGCAGCCACTGGAGAAGGCACAGGTTTCGTCTTTCATGAAGCGAGTGGCGATGCGCTGGTAAGCGCCGTTACCGAGGCGCTGCGGACGTTTGCCGACCGAAGTGCGTGGCGACAGCTCACACGTAACGCCATGGCCCGGGATTTTTCGTGGGACCGCTCCGCCGCTCACTATGTCCAGCTCTATACCCAGACTATCGCCGCGAAACGGGCAGGGGGCACCATACGACCGACCGCGTTGTAG